TTGGCGTGAGGTGTAAAGATTAATTTTCAataaaaatcaaaagagaaaagtACCCAGTTtcaccgaactacgcgggtttgattctcaccggatgtgagatacgtagccAACCTCCATCGGGTTCAGCCCACATGTTTCAAAAAAAAACCTATTTTTGTCACCTTTTACTGTCTTGCCCTCACGCTCCAGCTGTTTTGCCaagacagccttaaaatcttcctgTGAAGTGCTGAAGGGCCATTTTTGTAAAAGTAGttactttatccatatttgtTCACCTTTTACCATTTGCCTTTATGACTGGCCATTTTTGTCGAagcaactttaaacctttccagAAATACTGAAAGACTGTTTTTGCAAAAAGTAGCCATTTTTATCTAGCTTTGTCTGGTTATATTTACCGAGACAGCTTTTTAACCCCTATAGGAGTAGCAaagggttattttcgtaaaaatagtatttttttattttttattttgtctatttttatcattttgttcctgTGTTTGGCTGTTTTTTGCCGAGACATCCTTTATGCCTTCTATGGAAGTATTAAAGGGCCGTTTTGTAATAATAGCCATTTTTCTGCTTTTATCACCTCAACTTTTGTGTCCGgtaatttcaaaatatatattgtaattaaaaaaaatagatcgagtcctaaattggccaaaaaaaaataatgaatgatcaTAATTTGCATATAGTTTAGGTAAGTCCTAACCCTTTTTATTTTACTCTTAGGATCACCATGAGTTCTCCACAAAGAAGCAGTCAGAAAAGGGTAAGGGACTAGACACCTCCTATGTTCTTGATCAGAGATAAGACCCCGATTAGTCTCTGTAATTGGTGGGCTAGTTTTGCTACATGGGAACAAAATCAAGTATTTAAGCACCTCAAGTTCCTCACAAACATCATGGGAATTAAGCCTAACAGAAATTTAATCGAGGCTCTATTGGGTTATTGGAACCCCGCGAATAATGTCTTCAGGTTCAAAGATTGTGAAATGACGCCCACATTGGAAGAATTAGGTGGGCTCACCGGATTGAGGAGAGACCTTCGTGCGAAAAAGCCTGCTGCTCCGAGAAATGTTGGTGTGAACAACTTTTTAAAGAAATTATGCCTCCGTCGAATTCCAATGTTTTGCTTAAACGAAGGTTGGGTTCCGTTGGAATATCTCTATGACAGGTTTGGGGACGAGAAAGGGTTCGAAAATTTCTTGGGCATAGAATTCGTCAACCAGTTGAGTTACGACGCTTGGAGGGAGTTGAGAATCTTCGCGTTCATGATATCATTTCTAGGGATCATGGTCTTTCCAGAGCGTGGTAGGCACATCAGAATTCGATTGGTTGCGGTGGTCTCATATTTGCAAAGTAGCGAGGATCATACCATTCTTCCCATGATTTTGGGAGATATTTTTCGAGCTTTGACCCGCTGCCAAGGGGGTGAAGATTACTTCGAGGGATGCAACATTCTGTTGCAGATGTGGTTCATAGAGCACCTTTATCATCATCCAATAGTAATAAATTTCAATGAAAACTGGTGAATTACATTGGATGCCACCCAGACAGGGTCGCAAGTTGTAATCTTCCAGAGGGGGTGAGGGCCTGGCAGAAATTACTTGGTTCATTGAATGCTGATAGAATCACTTGGAACTATTATTAGTTCCCTTCTGCTAGGGTCATGCATATGTCGACGTATCGCCTGTTCTTCATACTCATGGGTTTCAGAGGTTTCCAACCCTACGCGTCATGCGCCAGTTAGAGAGAGAGCAAAAGAGGTCCCCGATTGAGGACATACGCCCGTTCGTGTGGGAATTCAAGGGAGAGGAACATCCAAAGGAGTCATATGCACAAAAGGTTTGGTTTGGTGGTCGATTTTCTGATTTAGACGAGATGGTAGTTGATCGTGAACGTGGGGAGGTAAGCCTCGCATACCTTGAGTGGTTTCACAACCAGGCAATCCCCGAGCAAAGGACAGAAAGATCCATACAGCACGTAGTTGATTGGGAGAAGGAGATCAAGGTCAGAGTTAGAGAAACCAGAAGGGAAGCGGCACAAGAGTTCCAATCTCGTATTGACACTTAACAAGAAGATAAGGACATTCTGGAGACAGCCATGGACGTACAATAGGTTGATTTTGAGCGGGAAAAGGCTCAATGGGCACGAGAGAAACGATCACTCAAAGCCCAAATTCGAAAGAAGAACATAGTCACAACCGctcaacaacaaaaaaagaaagaagccCAGTTCAGGGTAGTCCGTGATCAAGAGCGTAGAGGTTTTGCTCCATTAATCCAAGGTCTGAGGGATCATATAGGGGAAGttgagtcaagcaaggagagccAGATCGTGGAGTTTGAAATAGAAAGGAACGACTACCAAAAGGTGATCAATCAGTTAGAAGTAGAGTTGCTAGAAGTTCGGTGCCAGAAAGATATGGCCTTGGACCGCAAGCAGGATGCATTGGATCTAGCTGAGACCCGTGGTCAGCAAAATCAAGAGTTGCATGtggctcaaaaatacattaagGGAAAGATCCTCGAGGTAGCCACATATACCTCAAGAGCGTGCAGGAGTTGTCAAGGAATGACGCCTGAGCGGTTTGCAGAAGTATCATTGAACGTTGCTCGTCATATATCTGCAGATCTGGAAAGAATATACCGCAATATTGGGGGTCAGCCGCAGGAAAAAGCGCCTTGATTGCAGCGATGCTGGTGGATTTCTACTGCAAAGATCAAAGTCCTTTTTTTTAGTTATCAGTCCTTTGTTATTCTTGATCCTGTAAGAGTCTTTTGGTGTTTTGAGTCTCGTTGTTTTGCCTTTTATCCTAAAAAGTCTGTTTGAGTCAAGTGTGGTCTTGTTTATCTTTATGCAATTGCTTCTTCTTGAGTCttgtataaaaataatatatatgaaaaagattttgtttagaaaaattcaaaaatgaacccaaaagatgtttgttttgtaaaaaaaaaaaggtcaTGTCTGTGAACTAcctaatgatctgattcatgcggcgacatgatacgtaggcaacccacaaaaggttcgatcaaaatattttttaatgaATCTAAGCTGGGATCAAAATGGGGGGAGTGTAACTTGATAAAAAAAGGGGGGAAGGCGCCAATAGGAAGCAACTTGATAAGCCGGAATGAAATATGAAGCCTTCCAAAATGTATtttagaaatggtgatgatgttAGGAGCATGGCATGTTATGTGTAATTCATATCTATAAAATGTCTAACCCTAACACGTTTGTTGTCACTTATAGAGAGTaagtttaaggtggttggtttgtggtgaaTCTGGCAACACatcattacttcacaagatctaagggacCAGTAGTAATGGATAACAACGATGAAATCGAGTTGATCAGTGACAATCCGCAGGGTCAGTCAGTTGAGCAAGAGTcggaagaaataagaaaattgaGACAACAACTGTCAGATGTATATCAAGCTTGGGTTTCCGGTCGACCTCCACCCCAGGGTCCTTTAGAGGGAACATCCACCATACCCCAGGCTACTCAGACACCGCTCCATGCAATGAGTGATCCCATTCTACCACCAGGGTATGTGCCAAACTACAGCCTTCATGCTGCCCCCGGTACTTTTAATATGCGACCTCCAGTCGCACCGTTTAGGAACACCCCTCTAGTTGTGTCTAGTGCACCGGTATATACAATACCACCGCCACCACCTGTGACGAGACCCACCAACGATCCACTACCTCAGGTTTATAATGGCCAATACTACTCCCCAAATATGGCTTTCAGGGCGTCAGCTCCCTACAATCAGACTCCTCAGTACGAGTCACCAGCGGAAAATGAAAAGCCTGCAAAGACAAGTGAGCCGGATGAGATGGCCAGGAAAGTGAAAAGTCTTGAACAAAACATAAATAACATACAGGGAATAGGTGGTCACAAAAGTGTCTCGTTCAATGATCTGGGTATGTTCCCTCACATCCATTTGCCAcaaggtttcaagaccccaaaatttgagaagtatgatggacACGGCGATCATATCACCCacttgaaaaggtattgcaaccagCTGAGGGATGCAGGCGGAAGAGAAggattgttgatggcatattttggagaaagtctTATAGGGGTAGCCTCTGAGTGGTTCATTGACCAGGACATCTCTCACTAGCATGTCTGGGACAACATGGCCCAGGCCTTCGTCAAGcaattccaatacaacattgatattgcgtCGGATCATAATTCTTTGtccaatatgaagaaaaagcCGACCGAAAGTTTTAGGAAATATGCCATcaagtggagggagcaagcggctagagttaagccacccatggataatCACCAGTTGATCACTGTTTTTCTGGAAGCTCAAGAGcctgattactttcagaacatgatgtccgcgaTGGGTAGACCTTTTGCAGAAGCAATCAAAATAGGGGAGATGGTCGAAAATGGCCTCAAGACCGGTAGAATTGTAAGTCaagcttgtcacacctcctttttccgcacccgcgagggtgcaagggagtttttccaattaaaggacaatcgaacgggattggtttatttatttcagagtcgccacttgggagatttagggtgtcccaagtcaccaattttaatcccgaatcgaggaaaagaatgactccatattacagtctgcgcaccagaaatccggataaggaattttgttaacccgggagaaggtgttaggcattcccgagttccgtggttctagcacggtctctcaactgacatattcggcttatttatctgattttaaataccattatgaaccaatgtgccaattttaactttttactgctttattgttattatttcaaaaggatgtgaacatcgcttaaaacatgtctttggactgcgtcacatgaaatgcacccacaatctggaacatattttatttgatgttttgggatttggatctgggtcgcatgaaatgcacaccccaagttttaagaaagtagattattaaacacgcacctaaagagactatcgtgttattattttgggaagggccgtgaaatttgctaaacggcccgtcccggaatctaagtatttaatatatacatttagagggccccgcagcttctacatttttgtttgtcgaggctcgtctcatttttattttaaaggataaacctataatgactatatttcctattaagttcgtctctaaaataaaagaaaatctcttaattatttacatgcttgcagattatttatagcaggatccgaaatgcttttacagaataaggaaacgtgaccatgcatacggacagctgatcgaacattatgggcccaaatccagctcatgcggaatgggccagacctgggccactgtttatccgaggcgggtctgtttggtctgttttgacctgggctcgaccttcataaggttgaggggcgcggacttgtgctaattgttataagggtgtggcttgataattataacgaggcagtttatcaaaagagaatgaaaattaactGAGGCGGATAAttttattctttgacatgcattaaaagagaatgataattacaaaacacaactaatttccaagacatagcctagtatactgccaatccttttgtctgtcaacctaaccgacatatgatattaaaccatactacattttttgtattcactatatgaaaggaccaactccaatacccaaacaagattgtaaaccattacacactacatgatcatctatatagcaactacatgtggacatagatgtcttcaaatcttcccttttgtattcatgctcgactttcaaattacatggacagtattagttgtgtacctggtatagaggaaaaaaagaagaaggaaaagtaTCATCTGAGtagtacacagcaaacaacagcaacagcagattcacagcaacaacacagcaacaacaaccagccaacaatgatgaagctcagcaaagagtcgagcaacaaataaacaatcccagaaaaacagagtaggaaataacagcccagaatgttgaatgtaacagcaacagaaatccaatgaccacaagaaagcttggcaaatgacagaaaagcaaaaccacaaagacaacctgatcaaactggactcttacacagtttcttctagacaatactcattcaccatgttctgaaatttatttctgtttttccttttttcagttttcttactcacagaatctctcaAGACTCCAAAAAAATGAACTCTCctttttctaatggaaggtctgcctcttttatagcctaaccttaacactttgcagtctgtttgacaactcaaaattccccctccctgttgtttttccactcacttattttaaataacaaaactcccatgaaatccctgacagcccctctctctttttgttgttaaagtgtcctaatctcttgtttatttaaccaaagtatgggcagcaggaatataatctgacagcacatgctgtcccattattttaattccttaaagctaaccatacacaggctgcccacggtctaaaccaaataaacatggcatcatatttaaaatcaaagtctgaactgccattataaccttcccctagatgttctttaattcaatttgaacaaaatcaataggcaatacaattcagttcctaatgggattcaaatacgatcacagcaaaaataaacaacatgaatcaagttgttaccattaatgactgaaactaattgacgacatatatcgactcgactatattaatcgtaacacataacaatcaatcgttcatataaacaacacgtacagagtcccgaatgacttcagacaactttgttcaatcactgggaacctatatgaattaactcgtttgacgactaatctaatcgaacatgtatatcacagaatacattcaaatcatacacagaaaacaattgaccaaataaaaggtctttacaaagacggaagaaattaagaaaagtatcagaaaacaccgaacaaacacaacagaGCATGCTAACATACTCATCCAcacaaaaacagaaaaagaaaacttactaaAAATGTTCAAAGTAGGCCAACCCCAGTCCGAAttaaatttgaccatttgaggccaaacaaactctaaccagggtgttctcaaaccgagaacaccttggttaaggtctattagacctcaaaccctctatgAAGCAGGTCGGGCTCCTCAGGCTCTTGTGTTCTGAGGTTcagattttcagatctggtttttaggagttgtgggtagattcggaccaaaccaagtttggtttggtcacgaggagggtccggggagtgtttggtatgaagatggggaggtttggtatagatcaaGTTttctctcgaatcttcaaatccagattcgagacgataggaggtgattcgaggtacatggctagtggattcgtgttcagggtggttggatgcttcaagggtgtgaagggggtggtcaccggcattcatgccgccgggttctggtgaaaaggaaactagggcggcgttagggtttgggggtttcagggcttggggaaggagacgagtgaagggtggggttcggatagggggcgtggggtgtgagggaaagcttatatacggagtaggggattggatctgagccgttagatcagatgatctcaacggcttggatccgatggtgagaaatgagacggggtcgtttgatatttaaacggggtcgtttggtttaagtgaggggttgggctgaaccggttattgggtcgggttatgTTAAATGGATCTGGGGGTGTAATCCTGGCCGTCGATtcactcgagatcaacggcccagcttAGACGGGACAGAACGACGCCGTTTGgaccgtgtccgggcagcctgtgtttgggctGTTTTTGGGCCTTAAAATCTTGAAATAAATAGGCCCAATCCGGTTTTCTAAataatttgcactctttttctttgttttctaattttaaaaattcaactaaattaaaaaatgaatttgaaatacccattaatcaatacttaacacaattattcGCACACCTAtataagaaaaatttaaaatagttaaattacaacctagaaatgcatacatattttttgtattttgtttgattaatgattaaatgcaaaaaatagacagacccacaaacacatgtcacggaaaactcgaaaaattgtacagcgaagtcatttgtcactatttttattttcttttggagcgatcgtctgtgaagcaaaaatcacgtgcttacaaagcTGCTATCAAAGCCACCACCCAAGCTATCCAAACTGGGTCGGGAGGTTTGGcaaatagaaagaagagagaTGAAGGGTCCATGATGGCTTCGGGATCTAGGGAGTTTAAAAGAGGGGCATCACACCATTATGTGCAAGTTCAGCAGGGGCAATCCAGCTACCCTCAACATTATTATCCCCCGCCGATTCCTCAATACTCTGTGGGCCCACTGCAATATACAATGTTCAATGCTCAATAATATGCTCGGCCTCCCAATCAACAGGTACAGGCACCAGCTCCAAGGGCCCCCCGACCTCAGCAACAAAATTTTCGGGCACCCTACAATGCTTGTCCCAGACAGGATTACGGTCGAGAGCAGAGGCTGGTGGAAAAATTCACCCCATTGGCTGAACCATACTCTAGTCTTTTCCAGAAGCTGAAACAGATGGGCGTGATTGGACCCATCACTCCCCACCATATGCATCCCGATTCACATGGATTTCAAgcaaatgctagatgtgaatatcatTCAGGTGCCCCGGGGCATAACACGGATGACTGTTGGACTCTAAAAAGAGCTATAGAAAGACTCATCACTAAAAAGTTGATTGTGGTAACAAATGGCGAAGAACCTCCTAATGTTACAAACAACCCATTGCCAGCACACAACGATGTTCATTTTGTAGAAATGATTGGACGAGATCTGAAATGCAGGCCATTTAATCAGGCAGAGATGATCGTGGGAACAATTCAAGAGGGAACCAAATGGGATGTAAGTCTGATCCAAGATGTGCCATTGTTTGTGAAAGGCGCCCCGAGTTCAAAAATGTAACTTTATTTGTTCCCAAGGTTACGAGATTGGAAGTTCGCTCTAATGTTCCAAGCCCAAGGTTATATGTTCTTGGAGGCCACCCCATCACAAGGCAGAAACAGGGCAGTACAAACGGTATAACAGAGCCGATCATAATCAGACCTGCCATGCAACCCCCTATAACAAATACAAAAACCATtccttggaactacaacaaaactgtgatgacgtacaaaggcaaggaaatcatagaagaagtgggggaaactggaggtttgactcgatcagggaGGTGTTACTCTCCAGAGGAGTTGAGGAAGGCCAAGCAAATCAGAGAGGTACAATTTCCAATAATGAAATCTAtcacggaagaagaggcagaagagttttagaaaaagatgaaagtcCATGACTATTCAATCATTGAACAGCTAAGAAAGACTCCTGCCCAAATATCTCTACTATCTCTGCTCCTACACTCAAAAGAGCATGCCCGTGTACTTATCAAGACCTTAAACGAGGCACATGTCTCAGAGAAGACCACAGTGAATGAGTTGGAGAAGATGGCCAATagatttttcgaggtaaacagaaTCTCCTTTACTGATGATGAACTTCCCGAGGAAGGAGCCGGGCACAATAGGGCTTTGCACCTGGTCGTCAAATGTGAGGGGCATTATGTAAAGTGAGTCATGGTCGATGGAGGCTCGAGTGTAGATGTATGctctctctctactttgcaaGGCATGAAGATAAACTCAGATAGAATCCGACCCAGCAATGTTCGCATCTGGGCTTTTGATGGTTCAGCGAGAGATACCATTGGGGAGATCAACCTCACTATGACGATTGGGCAGGTTGACTTTGAAATTGTCTTCCAAGTAGTAGACATGGACACTTCTTATAACTTtcttcttggaaggccatggatccataTGGCTCGAGTTGTGCCATCCacattgcatcagatggtcaagtttgaacaCAATAGGCAAGAGATTATTGTTCACGGAGAAGACGAGTCATCCATTTATAAAGACCCGTTAATCCCGTGCATTGAGGCCAAGGAAAGGTGTGAGTCCAttgtctatcaagctttcgaagtGGTTTCTGTGGACCATGTTGAGGAAGGAAAGCCCATTCTGCATCCTCGTCTTTCCACCACATCTATAATGGTGGTTGCGGTTATGATGAGACAAGGTTATGAGCTAGGGAAAGGCTTGGGGTCATCATTGCAAGGAATTTCAGAGCCTATTTCTCCGTTCGATAACTGGGGTACTTTTGGTTTAGGCTTCAGGCCAACACAAGCAGACAAAAACAAAGCCAAGCACCACAAAAAGCATGGATGGGTCTTGCAACAACCTATCCCTCACATTTTCTACATTTTTGTCAAGCCACGGCTCTAAGAGGTTCAAAATTCCTTGGCGCATGCAAACATTGATGAAATTTGCCATGGCCTCAGCCAGATGTTTTCTGAAGTGAATATGATCCAGACCGATGAAGGCACTAGTCGTGCCGATATGCAACTAATTGACCCAGACACCATGCTCGCCAACTGGGAAGCAACTCCTCTCCCCacaaggaaggagtcttggtagtttgcttttgcagcttcttttttgtatttttgggtcactttcagggttgtaatccaaacatCTCAGTGTGATTGTTTTATTTTAAtgttaacccttctatcctttcgaattcaatgaaatgcagtttaGCTTCGTATTAAGTTTGTATCTTTCCCTTTTCCTAATTCCTATCATTTTATTTCCATTTTAGTTTTGTTAATGTCggctttaataacatgacatgcatgaggaattcaCGCCCAATTCTTAAAAAGCTATCTAATATCGAAATAATGCATCAAGaggtggaatatgatgaagatgaggttgttgaggaaataaaaagagagttggGACAATTTGAAAACAAGTCTAAGCCCAACCTCAATGAAACTGAGCCAATTAATATCAAAAGTCTTGAAGAAATTAGAGAAAtaaagataagcattcacaccgAACAGAAAACCAGAGATGCCTTgattcaacttttatttgaatacagagatgtgtttgcttggtcttacgatgatatgccgggtttaagtgtcgatctagtggttcatgagcttcctacatatcctgattttccaccagtccaacaaaagcaacgaaaatttAAAACAGATATGAGTAACAAAATCAATGAGGAAATAATGAAGCAACTGAACGCCAATGTGATCAGAGCTGTCCGATACACCACCTGGGTGGcgaatgttgtgcctgtgccaaagaaggatggaaagaccagagtctgtgttgactacagggacctaaacaaagcaagtccaaaggataattttcctttgccaaatatccacattcttttagataattgcgcaaagcatgagatacaatcattcgtggattgctatgctgggtaccaccaaattctaatggatgaagatgaTGCAGAAAAAACCGCTTTTACCACTCCATGGGGTACatattgttacagggtcatgccattcggtttaaagaatgcaggggcaacttacatgagggccatgaccaccatttttcacgacatgatgcataaagagattgaagtatatgtcgatgatgtcatcataaaatcaaagacacaggTTGATCACGTGTGCGATTTGCAAAAGTTCTTCGAACGGCTTCGAAGGTATGACCTTAAGCTTAATccagccaagtgtgcatttggggttccatctgggaaactcctcggttttatagtcagccgaagaggcattgaactggatccatctaagataaaatccattCGAGATTttccacctccgaagaacaaaaAGGAAGTCATGAGTTTACTCAGGAGGTtaaactacatcagtaggttcatttCTCAGCTCACAACCACATGCGAGCCCATTTTTAAGTTGCTAAAAAGGATTTCGCTATCAAGTGGACGGACGATTGCCAAAAAGCCTTTGACATGATCAAAGATTATCTGTCAAAACCCCCTGTACTGGTCCCACCTGAACTTGGTAGGCCTTTGTTTTTATATCTATCAGTGATGGATAATTCCTTTAGATGTGTTTTGGGGCAATATGATGCAACAGGCAAAAAGGAACAGGCaatctactatttgagcaagaagttcaccaattatgaggttaagtacacctttttagaaaggacatgttgtgccttgacttgggtcgctcagaagctgagacattatcttttggcctacgctacttacctcatatccagaatggatcctttgaagtacatcttccaaaagccaatgcccactggcaGGCTGGCAAAATGGCAAAATCCTGCTCatagagttcgacatcgtctatgtcactcgcaccgcgatgaaagcacaggctttggcagatcatttggcagagaatccagttgatgatGAGTACAGGCCACTTAGCATATACTTCCCAGACGAAGAGGTCAACTCAATAGAGGAAGTAGTTTCAGACGATCACCATGtatggaaaatgtattttgatgggGCTGTCAACATCAAAGGAGTTGGGATCGGGGCAATCCTCATCTCACCTATTGGACATTATTACCCTGCAACAGCCCGACTTCAGTTCTTCTGTACCAATAATACGGCAGAATACGAAGCTTGTATCATGGGTTTGAAAATGGCCATCGATCTGGATATGCATGAACTATtggttatgggagattctgacttgattatccggcaagccca
This sequence is a window from Nicotiana sylvestris chromosome 3, ASM39365v2, whole genome shotgun sequence. Protein-coding genes within it:
- the LOC138887462 gene encoding uncharacterized protein — its product is MKAQALADHLAENPVDDEYRPLSIYFPDEEVNSIEEVVSDDHHVWKMYFDGAVNIKGVGIGAILISPIGHYYPATARLQFFCTNNTAEYEACIMGLKMAIDLDMHELLVMGDSDLIIRQAQGEWETRDIKLIPYRQCVQDLSKRFRSIEFRYIPRFHNELVDALATLASMLPYLGNTHVDPLEIQVRNQHGYCNTI
- the LOC138887461 gene encoding uncharacterized protein, whose product is MAQAFVKQFQYNIDIASDHNSLSNMKKKPTESFRKYAIKWREQAARVKPPMDNHQLITVFLEAQEPDYFQNMMSAMGRPFAEAIKIGEMVENGLKTGRIVQAPAPRAPRPQQQNFRAPYNACPRQDYGREQRLVEKFTPLAEPYSSLFQKLKQMGVIGPITPHHMHPDSHGFQANARCEYHSGAPGHNTDDCWTLKRAIERLITKKLIVVTNGEEPPNVTNNPLPAHNDVHFVEMIGRDLKCRPFNQAEMIVGTIQEGTKWDVTRLEVRSNVPSPRLYVLGGHPITRQKQGSTNGITEPIIIRPAMQPPITNTKTIPWNYNKTVMTYKGKEIIEEVGETGGLTRSGRCYSPEELRKAKQIRELRKTPAQISLLSLLLHSKEHARVLIKTLNEAHVSEKTTVNELEKMANRFFEVNRISFTDDELPEEGAGHNRALHLVVKCEGHYVK
- the LOC138887460 gene encoding uncharacterized protein; protein product: MDNNDEIELISDNPQGQSVEQESEEIRKLRQQLSDVYQAWVSGRPPPQGPLEGTSTIPQATQTPLHAMSDPILPPGYVPNYSLHAAPGTFNMRPPVAPFRNTPLVVSSAPVYTIPPPPPVTRPTNDPLPQVYNGQYYSPNMAFRASAPYNQTPQYESPAENEKPAKTSEPDEMARKVKSLEQNINNIQGIGGHKSVSFNDLGMFPHIHLPQGFKTPKFEKYDGHGDHITHLKRYCNQLRDAGGREGLLMAYFGESLIGVASEWFIDQDISH